The following are from one region of the Baumannia cicadellinicola str. Hc (Homalodisca coagulata) genome:
- the ispH gene encoding 4-hydroxy-3-methylbut-2-enyl diphosphate reductase: MRILLANPRGFCAGVERAINIVEKVIAIYGPPIYVRHELVHNSYVVNTLRNQGVVFIEQIHEVPDGAVIIFSAHGVSKAIRKEVQSRNLTIFDATCPLVTKVHMEVARASHKGIETILIGHYGHPEVEGTIGQYNNTDGGIYLVESLEDVWQLKVKNKNNLCFITQTTFSVDKSSAIIDALRQRFPFIKGPHKQDICYATTNRQEAVRNLTMATDIVLVVGSKNSSNSNRLVELAQQTGKPAYLIDCASDIKENWLQGINIIGVTAGASAPNILVLQVILKLQSFGAESAEELRGYEEKMIFDLPRNLHVVNK; this comes from the coding sequence GTGCGGATTTTGCTTGCTAACCCACGTGGTTTTTGCGCTGGTGTAGAACGTGCCATTAACATTGTTGAAAAAGTTATAGCAATTTATGGTCCGCCAATATATGTACGTCATGAATTAGTCCATAATAGTTACGTAGTAAATACACTACGTAATCAAGGTGTCGTATTTATTGAACAGATACATGAAGTACCGGATGGTGCTGTTATTATTTTTTCTGCACATGGAGTTTCCAAAGCTATACGTAAAGAAGTACAAAGCCGTAATCTAACTATTTTTGATGCTACTTGCCCTCTAGTGACTAAAGTGCATATGGAAGTTGCACGCGCAAGCCACAAAGGCATAGAAACCATTCTTATTGGCCACTATGGTCATCCTGAAGTAGAAGGTACGATAGGACAGTATAATAATACGGATGGTGGAATATATTTAGTAGAGTCGCTAGAAGATGTATGGCAACTCAAAGTTAAAAATAAAAATAATTTATGCTTTATAACCCAAACTACTTTTTCTGTAGATAAAAGTTCAGCAATTATAGATGCATTACGCCAGCGCTTTCCCTTTATTAAGGGGCCACATAAACAGGATATTTGCTATGCTACAACTAATAGGCAAGAAGCAGTACGTAATTTAACTATGGCGACTGATATAGTACTAGTAGTAGGTTCAAAGAATTCCTCAAATTCTAACCGTTTAGTAGAACTAGCACAGCAAACTGGGAAACCAGCATATTTAATCGATTGTGCTAGTGATATCAAAGAAAACTGGCTACAGGGAATCAATATTATTGGTGTTACTGCTGGTGCATCAGCCCCTAATATTCTTGTCCTACAAGTAATATTAAAGCTGCAATCTTTTGGTGCAGAAAGCGCTGAAGAGCTAAGAGGATATGAAGAGAAGATGATATTTGATCTTCCTAGAAATCTACATGTAGTAAATAAATAA
- the carB gene encoding carbamoyl-phosphate synthase large subunit, protein MPKRTDIKSILIIGSGPIVIGQACEFDYSGVQACKALREENYRVVLVNSNPATIMTDPDMANATYIEPIHWKVVHKIIAKERPDAMLPTMGGQTALNCALDLNRKGILKDFGVEMIGATAHAIEQAENRQLFNQAMKKIGLDIPRSGLASNMREAKDVVANVGFPCIIRSSFTLGGTGGGIAYSQIDFQEICERGFDLFHHGQLLIEESLIGWKEYEMEVVRDNKDNCIIVCALENVDPMGIHTGDSITVAPAQTLTDKEYQIMRNASIAVLREIGVDTGGSNVQFAVNPTTGQLIIIEMNPRVSRSSALASKATGFPIARIAAKLAVGYHLDELMNGITGSLTPASFEPSIDYVVTKIPRFNFDKFSETNNRLTTQMKSVGEVIAIGRTQQESLQKALRSLEVNVKGFDPKVNLQDPAALTIINYELKNAGSERIWFIADAFRAGMSVDNVFHLTNIDRWFLAQIEELIQIENKVAKHGMIGLTAEFLRQLKRKGFADARLATLVSVKEEDIRKLREHYNLYPVYKRVDTCAAEFSTQTAYMYSTYDDECESFPCHDRKKIIVLGGGPNRIGQGPEFDYCCVHALLALREEGYEAIMINCNPETVSTDYDMSERLYLEPVTIENVLDIVRIEQPDGVIIQYGGQTPLKLALALEAAGVPIIGTKPDAIDRAENRERFQNLINYLGLKQPPNATVTSIEMAVEKVATIGGYPLMVRPSYVLGGQAMNIIYNEMDLMISFQKAFSISVHKTPVLIEKFIDDAIEVDVDAICDGKTVLIGGIMEHIEQAGIHSGDSACSLPTYTMNHNIKEEIRRQVKKIALELQVIGLINVQFAIKKNDVYLIEVNPRAARTVPFVSKAIGVALAKVATKVMIGKSLIELGIINEVIPPYFSVKKVVLPFHKFAGVDPILGPEMRSTGEVMGVGSTFAEAFAKAMLASQSYIKKSGRVLLSIGDQHPHRIVNLANKLLQHGFELDATDSTAVILRKYGINVRIIQTFDYISLNQQVQDGIKNGRYSYIVTTSQHIKVFKQICCSAIQHKVHYDTTMNSAFATAISLNADATAQVSSIQDMHLKIMSNKNK, encoded by the coding sequence ATGCCAAAACGTACCGATATAAAAAGCATCCTAATTATAGGATCAGGCCCAATCGTGATTGGGCAAGCTTGTGAGTTCGATTACTCTGGTGTACAAGCTTGTAAAGCACTACGCGAAGAGAACTACCGAGTAGTTCTAGTAAACTCTAATCCAGCAACTATTATGACTGATCCAGATATGGCTAATGCTACTTATATTGAGCCTATTCATTGGAAAGTCGTACATAAAATCATTGCAAAAGAGCGCCCAGATGCAATGCTACCTACTATGGGTGGTCAGACTGCACTAAATTGCGCACTTGACCTAAATCGTAAAGGTATACTAAAAGATTTTGGAGTAGAGATGATAGGTGCTACCGCCCATGCTATTGAGCAAGCGGAAAACCGTCAACTATTTAATCAGGCTATGAAAAAAATAGGATTAGATATTCCACGTTCAGGTTTGGCTAGTAATATGAGAGAAGCAAAAGATGTTGTTGCTAATGTTGGATTTCCTTGTATTATTCGCTCCTCATTTACTTTAGGAGGTACAGGAGGTGGTATTGCTTACTCACAAATAGATTTTCAAGAAATTTGCGAACGTGGATTCGATCTATTTCATCATGGTCAACTTCTCATAGAAGAATCGCTAATAGGTTGGAAAGAATATGAAATGGAGGTTGTGCGTGATAATAAAGATAATTGTATTATAGTTTGTGCACTAGAAAACGTAGATCCTATGGGTATTCATACTGGTGACTCTATTACTGTTGCGCCAGCACAGACACTAACAGACAAAGAATATCAAATTATGCGGAATGCTTCTATAGCCGTTTTGCGTGAAATAGGTGTCGATACTGGAGGTTCTAATGTACAGTTTGCGGTAAACCCAACTACTGGACAACTCATTATTATAGAAATGAATCCACGCGTATCTAGATCATCTGCTTTAGCTTCTAAAGCAACTGGATTTCCTATTGCGAGGATAGCCGCAAAACTAGCAGTAGGCTATCATCTTGATGAATTAATGAACGGCATTACTGGTAGCCTAACACCAGCTTCATTTGAACCATCTATCGACTATGTAGTCACGAAAATACCAAGATTTAACTTTGATAAATTCTCTGAGACTAATAATCGTCTAACGACACAGATGAAATCAGTAGGTGAAGTCATAGCTATAGGACGTACACAACAGGAATCACTACAAAAAGCATTACGTAGCTTAGAAGTTAACGTAAAAGGATTTGATCCTAAAGTTAATCTACAAGATCCTGCTGCATTAACGATAATTAATTATGAGCTGAAGAACGCTGGTAGTGAACGTATTTGGTTTATTGCAGATGCATTTCGTGCTGGAATGTCAGTGGATAATGTTTTTCATTTAACCAATATTGATCGTTGGTTTCTCGCCCAAATTGAAGAACTTATACAAATAGAAAATAAGGTAGCAAAACATGGCATGATTGGTTTAACAGCAGAGTTTCTTCGTCAATTAAAACGTAAAGGATTTGCTGATGCACGTTTAGCGACGTTAGTTAGCGTTAAGGAAGAAGATATTCGTAAATTACGAGAACATTATAACTTATATCCAGTTTATAAGCGAGTAGATACCTGTGCTGCGGAGTTCTCAACTCAAACTGCATATATGTATTCTACTTATGATGATGAGTGTGAATCCTTTCCTTGTCATGATCGCAAAAAAATTATTGTTTTAGGTGGAGGACCAAACCGTATTGGCCAAGGCCCGGAATTTGACTATTGTTGTGTACATGCTCTGTTAGCATTACGTGAAGAAGGTTATGAAGCTATTATGATTAACTGTAATCCAGAGACAGTTTCTACCGATTATGATATGTCAGAGCGACTCTATCTAGAACCTGTAACAATAGAAAATGTTTTAGATATAGTACGTATCGAACAACCTGATGGTGTTATTATCCAGTATGGTGGACAAACACCACTAAAATTAGCATTAGCACTAGAAGCAGCTGGAGTACCAATTATAGGAACAAAACCTGATGCAATTGATAGGGCTGAAAATAGAGAAAGATTCCAGAATCTAATTAATTACCTTGGTTTAAAACAGCCTCCCAATGCTACTGTTACTAGTATAGAGATGGCGGTAGAAAAGGTAGCTACTATTGGTGGTTATCCACTTATGGTACGTCCATCTTATGTTCTTGGCGGTCAGGCAATGAATATTATTTATAATGAAATGGATTTAATGATATCTTTTCAAAAAGCATTTAGTATTTCTGTTCATAAAACACCAGTACTAATAGAGAAATTTATTGATGATGCAATAGAAGTTGATGTAGATGCTATCTGTGACGGAAAAACAGTTTTAATTGGCGGTATTATGGAACATATCGAGCAAGCTGGGATACATTCTGGTGATTCAGCTTGTTCGCTACCAACTTATACCATGAACCATAATATTAAAGAGGAGATACGTAGGCAGGTTAAAAAAATTGCTTTAGAGCTCCAAGTAATAGGTTTAATTAATGTGCAGTTTGCAATCAAAAAAAATGATGTTTACTTGATTGAGGTTAACCCACGTGCTGCACGTACTGTTCCTTTTGTCTCTAAAGCTATAGGAGTAGCTCTTGCTAAAGTTGCTACTAAAGTAATGATTGGAAAATCACTTATTGAGCTAGGAATAATAAATGAAGTTATTCCACCTTATTTTTCAGTAAAAAAAGTAGTACTTCCATTCCATAAATTTGCTGGTGTTGATCCTATTCTCGGACCAGAAATGCGTTCTACTGGGGAAGTAATGGGAGTAGGTAGTACTTTCGCTGAAGCATTTGCAAAAGCAATGCTTGCTAGCCAATCCTATATAAAAAAAAGTGGGCGAGTTCTACTATCGATAGGTGACCAACATCCACACCGAATTGTTAATCTCGCAAATAAATTACTTCAGCATGGTTTTGAGTTAGATGCTACAGATAGTACCGCAGTTATACTCCGGAAATATGGTATTAATGTTCGTATAATTCAAACATTCGATTACATCAGCCTAAATCAACAAGTTCAAGATGGTATAAAAAATGGTAGATATAGTTATATAGTAACTACAAGTCAACATATTAAAGTGTTTAAGCAAATTTGTTGTAGTGCTATACAACATAAAGTGCATTACGACACTACTATGAATAGCGCTTTTGCTACAGCAATATCTCTTAATGCTGATGCTACAGCTCAAGTGAGTTCAATACAAGATATGCACTTAAAAATAATGTCTAATAAAAATAAATAA
- the ileS gene encoding isoleucine--tRNA ligase, producing MIDYKNTLNLPKTQFAMRGNLAIREPIMLKRWHQQDLYQLICQATQGKKTFFLHDGPPYANGSIHIGHSVNKILKDIIIKSKRLMGYCSPYIPGWDCHGLPIELKVEQLIGKPGKKVSASEFIIACRNYASEQVTWQKKDFIRLGVLGDWDNIYRTMDFHTEANIIRTLSKIIENGHVYQGNKPVHWCIDCRSALAEAEVEYYDYTSPSIYVIFAATNTHDVAARFGIPNVLSSISFLVWTTTPWTIPANRAISIHPNLNYQLVKVNQQGFILAADLVTSVLTYLGIQNWTVVKNIKGYVLELLRFSHPFMKFDVPVVLSNHVTINVGTGVVHTSPSHGPDDYLIGREYNLEIVNIVGPDGCYLPGTFSLLDGTSVYQSNQTVISLLKDRGALLHTGTIQHSYPHCWRHKTPLIFRATPQWFISMDKKKLRQQSLKEIKKIQWIPSNSQASITNMVNNRQDWCISRQRIWGVPMSLFVHNHTKKLHPQTSEIMEYVAKQVEKKGIQAWWDLDPIKILGDDIVNYSKINDILDVWFDSGSTHSSVINAQTEFANHEIDMYLEGADQHRGWFMSSLISSTAIKGKAPYKTVITHGFAVDSNGRKMSKSIGNVVSPQQVVDKLGADILRLWVASTNYTDDMTISDEILKRSVDTYRRIRNTARFLLANLNGFEPKQHSVSIDKMIILDQWAIDRAQVAQDEIIAAYNSYEFHSVVQRIMQFCSVEMGSFYLDIIKDRQYTTQYNSIARRSCQTALFHIIEAMVRWIAPIISFTADEIWGFIPGKRSPSVFIEEWYKNLSRLDAEQHMNDTYWNTLLQVRSDVNYLIEQARIKKNIGSSLETQVTLYSEPILAMQLRQLGNELHFVLLTSAVQIADYQEADNNALQSTRIKGLKITLNHATGRKCQRCWHYEQDIGNNTQYPEICGRCVINIAGNGEERKFV from the coding sequence ATGATAGATTATAAAAATACTTTGAATTTACCAAAAACACAATTTGCTATGCGTGGTAATTTAGCTATACGCGAACCAATTATGCTAAAACGTTGGCATCAACAAGATTTATATCAACTTATTTGTCAAGCTACACAGGGCAAAAAAACTTTTTTTTTACACGATGGTCCACCGTATGCTAACGGTAGTATTCATATTGGTCACTCTGTAAACAAAATTCTTAAAGATATTATTATTAAGTCTAAAAGATTAATGGGTTACTGCTCACCATATATTCCTGGTTGGGACTGCCATGGTTTACCTATTGAGCTCAAAGTAGAGCAACTAATTGGAAAACCGGGTAAAAAAGTTAGCGCTTCTGAGTTTATAATTGCTTGCCGTAATTATGCATCAGAACAGGTTACCTGGCAGAAAAAGGATTTCATTCGTCTAGGTGTACTTGGCGACTGGGATAATATATATCGAACGATGGATTTTCATACAGAGGCGAATATAATCCGGACACTAAGCAAAATTATTGAAAATGGTCACGTATATCAAGGCAACAAACCCGTTCATTGGTGTATCGATTGTCGTTCTGCGCTAGCAGAAGCAGAAGTAGAATATTACGACTATACTTCGCCTTCCATCTATGTTATTTTTGCGGCTACTAATACGCATGATGTAGCAGCTAGGTTTGGTATCCCCAATGTTTTATCATCAATTTCATTTTTAGTCTGGACTACTACGCCTTGGACAATACCTGCTAATAGAGCAATATCTATACATCCTAATTTAAATTATCAATTAGTTAAAGTAAATCAACAAGGTTTCATACTTGCTGCCGATTTAGTAACCAGTGTGCTAACGTATTTAGGAATTCAAAATTGGACAGTAGTTAAAAATATTAAGGGATATGTATTAGAGCTATTACGGTTTAGTCATCCATTTATGAAATTTGATGTTCCTGTAGTATTAAGTAATCACGTTACTATCAATGTTGGTACCGGTGTAGTTCATACTTCTCCTAGTCATGGTCCAGATGATTATCTCATAGGTCGAGAATATAATTTAGAAATCGTCAATATAGTTGGTCCTGACGGTTGCTATTTACCTGGAACTTTTTCATTACTTGATGGAACATCTGTCTATCAGAGTAATCAGACCGTAATTAGTCTATTAAAGGATCGTGGTGCACTATTACATACGGGAACAATACAGCATAGTTATCCACACTGTTGGCGCCATAAAACACCACTAATATTCCGTGCTACACCACAATGGTTTATAAGTATGGACAAAAAAAAATTACGTCAACAGTCGCTGAAAGAAATTAAAAAAATACAATGGATCCCAAGTAATAGCCAAGCAAGTATTACGAATATGGTTAATAATCGCCAAGACTGGTGTATTTCGCGCCAACGTATTTGGGGTGTCCCAATGTCATTATTCGTACATAACCATACTAAAAAATTACATCCACAAACTAGCGAAATTATGGAGTATGTAGCTAAACAAGTGGAGAAAAAGGGTATTCAAGCTTGGTGGGATTTAGATCCAATAAAAATATTGGGTGATGATATAGTTAACTATAGTAAAATTAACGATATACTAGATGTATGGTTTGATTCTGGTTCTACACACTCATCTGTTATTAATGCGCAAACTGAATTTGCTAATCATGAGATAGATATGTACTTAGAAGGAGCAGATCAACATCGTGGCTGGTTTATGTCATCTTTGATCAGCTCGACAGCTATAAAAGGTAAAGCTCCATATAAAACAGTAATTACCCATGGTTTTGCCGTAGATAGTAATGGACGCAAGATGTCTAAATCTATTGGTAATGTAGTTAGTCCACAGCAAGTAGTAGATAAACTAGGTGCAGATATTCTACGCTTATGGGTAGCCTCTACTAACTATACTGATGATATGACTATTTCGGATGAAATCTTGAAAAGATCCGTTGATACTTATCGTAGGATACGTAATACCGCACGTTTTCTATTAGCTAACTTAAATGGTTTTGAACCAAAACAACATAGTGTTAGTATAGATAAAATGATTATTTTAGATCAATGGGCTATTGATCGTGCACAAGTTGCTCAGGATGAAATTATTGCTGCTTATAACAGCTATGAATTCCATAGTGTGGTACAACGTATTATGCAGTTTTGCTCAGTAGAAATGGGTTCTTTTTATCTCGATATTATCAAAGATCGCCAATATACAACTCAATATAATAGTATTGCACGACGTAGCTGTCAAACTGCACTTTTTCATATTATTGAGGCAATGGTACGATGGATTGCTCCTATTATATCATTTACTGCTGACGAAATTTGGGGTTTTATACCCGGAAAACGTTCACCATCAGTTTTTATAGAAGAATGGTATAAAAATCTATCTAGGTTAGACGCAGAGCAACATATGAACGATACTTACTGGAATACATTACTGCAGGTAAGAAGTGATGTTAATTACCTTATTGAACAGGCACGCATTAAGAAGAACATTGGTAGTTCTTTAGAAACACAGGTAACGTTATACTCAGAACCTATTCTTGCCATGCAATTACGCCAACTGGGCAATGAGCTACATTTTGTGTTACTGACCTCCGCAGTACAAATCGCTGATTATCAGGAGGCAGATAATAATGCACTTCAAAGTACTAGAATAAAAGGACTAAAAATTACCCTAAATCATGCTACAGGAAGAAAATGTCAGCGTTGTTGGCATTACGAGCAAGATATTGGCAATAATACTCAATATCCAGAGATATGTGGTCGTTGTGTTATTAACATAGCCGGTAATGGCGAAGAACGTAAGTTTGTCTAA
- the folA gene encoding type 3 dihydrofolate reductase encodes MIISLIAAMTVDRIIGIKNTMPWHLYDDLIWFKKHTNNKPVIMGRKTFDAIKKPLSGRLNIVLSRNFIPSRDQDIIWVDNPIKALIAAGNVTEVMVIGGAQIYNIFILQAHRLYLTHIDINIKGDTWFPHYHTNQWRVTFRKYHNDQEKNLPRYYFEILERMTNS; translated from the coding sequence ATGATTATTAGTTTAATTGCTGCAATGACAGTAGATCGCATCATAGGTATAAAAAATACTATGCCTTGGCATTTATATGATGATTTGATCTGGTTTAAAAAACATACAAATAATAAACCAGTCATTATGGGCCGTAAAACCTTTGATGCTATTAAGAAGCCTTTATCTGGTCGATTGAATATCGTATTAAGCCGTAATTTCATCCCGTCTAGAGACCAAGACATTATCTGGGTAGATAATCCTATTAAGGCGTTGATAGCAGCAGGTAATGTTACCGAGGTAATGGTAATTGGTGGTGCTCAAATATATAATATTTTTATCTTACAGGCTCATAGACTTTATCTAACCCATATTGATATTAATATCAAAGGTGATACTTGGTTTCCCCATTATCACACTAATCAGTGGAGGGTTACATTTCGTAAATACCATAACGATCAAGAAAAAAATTTACCAAGATATTACTTCGAAATTCTAGAAAGAATGACAAATTCTTAA
- the lspA gene encoding signal peptidase II, translating to MKFIPTTYNTFLYTGIRWLWLAFVVFAIDFGSKQWVINHVKLGESISIIPNIQFFYTLNSGAAFSILADKGNFNIWLLTLIAIILCILLLVMMYYANYMAKIINVSYALILGGALGNLFDRIKYGAVIDFIDIYVQSWHWPTFNIADLSICIGIILIVLEHFYSPAK from the coding sequence ATGAAATTCATACCTACAACATATAATACTTTTCTTTATACTGGAATACGCTGGCTTTGGCTTGCATTCGTCGTTTTTGCAATAGATTTTGGTAGTAAGCAATGGGTTATTAATCATGTTAAGTTAGGAGAATCTATATCTATTATACCTAATATTCAGTTTTTTTATACTCTAAATTCAGGAGCTGCGTTTAGTATCTTAGCAGATAAAGGTAATTTTAATATATGGTTGTTAACGCTGATAGCTATTATACTATGCATATTACTATTGGTTATGATGTATTATGCAAATTATATGGCCAAAATAATAAATGTTTCCTATGCTCTCATACTTGGCGGTGCATTAGGTAATTTATTCGACCGTATAAAGTACGGTGCAGTAATAGACTTCATTGATATTTACGTTCAATCTTGGCATTGGCCAACCTTTAATATAGCTGATTTGAGTATTTGTATTGGTATCATACTAATAGTATTAGAACATTTTTATTCTCCTGCTAAATAA
- the carA gene encoding glutamine-hydrolyzing carbamoyl-phosphate synthase small subunit, producing the protein MTKSALLVLENGTKFYGKAIGARGTTVGEVVFNTSMTGYQEILSDPSYFHQIVTLTYPHIGNTGTNEIDNESLHVQAQGLVIRDLPILTSNFRSSMSLSEYLERNNIIGISDIDTRKLTRLLREEGTQNGCIIAGDPLNTKLALCKAREFPGLNGIDLAKEVSTTQPYIWNHGSWNLNQSTNNITNAYLPYHVVVYDYGIKRNIMRMLVDRGCRLTVVPAQTTADTVLAMYPDGILLANGPGDPAPCDYAITAIQQILTQNIPIFGICFGHQLLAIASGAKTFKMKFGHHGSNHPVKDLTSGRIFITSQNHSFAVDKYTLPDTIRITHTSLFDGTLQGLHLTDKPAFSFQGHPEASPGPQDITLLFDYFIKLIILYRSQHN; encoded by the coding sequence TTGACAAAATCAGCGCTGTTAGTTCTAGAAAATGGAACTAAATTTTATGGAAAAGCAATTGGAGCTAGAGGTACCACAGTTGGTGAAGTAGTTTTCAATACTTCTATGACTGGTTATCAAGAGATTTTATCTGATCCTTCTTATTTTCATCAAATTGTGACTCTTACTTATCCTCATATAGGTAATACAGGCACGAATGAAATAGATAACGAATCTTTACATGTGCAAGCGCAAGGATTAGTAATACGTGATTTACCGATATTGACTAGTAACTTCCGTAGTAGTATGTCGCTATCGGAATACCTTGAGCGCAACAATATTATTGGAATATCTGATATAGATACGCGTAAATTAACGCGTTTACTACGCGAAGAAGGTACACAAAATGGTTGTATAATTGCTGGTGATCCATTAAATACTAAACTAGCACTATGTAAAGCGCGTGAGTTTCCTGGTTTAAATGGCATAGATTTAGCGAAAGAAGTTAGCACAACTCAGCCATATATTTGGAATCATGGTAGTTGGAACCTCAATCAAAGTACAAATAATATTACCAATGCATATTTGCCATATCATGTAGTTGTCTATGATTATGGTATAAAACGGAATATCATGCGTATGCTAGTTGATCGTGGCTGTCGATTAACTGTAGTGCCAGCGCAGACTACTGCGGATACTGTACTAGCTATGTATCCAGATGGCATTTTACTCGCTAATGGGCCGGGAGATCCAGCCCCCTGTGATTATGCTATTACCGCAATCCAACAAATACTTACCCAAAATATTCCTATATTTGGTATTTGTTTTGGCCATCAGTTATTAGCCATAGCAAGCGGCGCAAAAACATTTAAAATGAAGTTTGGTCATCATGGTAGTAACCATCCGGTTAAAGATTTAACATCAGGACGAATTTTTATTACATCACAAAACCATAGTTTTGCTGTAGATAAGTATACCTTACCAGACACAATAAGAATAACTCATACATCTCTATTTGATGGAACCTTACAAGGATTACATCTTACTGATAAGCCTGCATTTAGCTTTCAGGGACATCCAGAAGCTAGCCCTGGACCACAGGATATAACATTACTATTCGATTATTTTATTAAATTAATTATTTTGTATCGTTCTCAGCATAACTAA
- the apaH gene encoding bis(5'-nucleosyl)-tetraphosphatase (symmetrical) ApaH has protein sequence MSTYFIGDIHGCYDELQTILEKVAFDPLIDTLWLTGDLVARGPSSLEVLRMIRRLGNSVRIVLGNHDLHLLAVYTGIMRNRIKDHTIPLLTAPDAEDLMNWLRYQPVLQVDNKKKILMAHAGITPQWNIDTALQCASEIETVLRSESYPLFLHSIYEDIPNYWSNELSYRARLQFSTNVFTRMRYCFPNGKLDMLCKDIPNKAPEPLRPWFNLPSTIVEKYSIIFGHWSSLLGKGTPTGIYGLDTGCCWGGKLTLLCWEDKKIIQIPSQKKRNKKCSYLCYNGKGKKN, from the coding sequence ATGTCTACTTACTTCATTGGTGATATCCATGGTTGCTATGATGAATTACAGACTATTCTAGAGAAAGTGGCTTTTGATCCATTAATTGATACACTTTGGTTGACCGGCGATCTAGTAGCCCGGGGACCAAGTTCGCTAGAAGTATTACGTATGATACGTAGGTTAGGGAATAGCGTACGTATTGTACTGGGTAATCATGATTTACATTTACTAGCAGTATATACCGGTATTATGCGGAATAGGATTAAAGATCATACAATCCCACTATTAACAGCTCCTGATGCTGAAGATCTAATGAATTGGCTACGTTATCAACCAGTACTACAAGTTGATAATAAGAAAAAAATTCTCATGGCCCATGCTGGTATTACACCACAATGGAATATTGATACCGCACTACAATGCGCAAGTGAAATTGAAACGGTACTTAGAAGTGAGAGTTATCCGCTATTTTTGCATAGCATATATGAAGATATACCGAATTACTGGAGCAATGAATTAAGTTACCGAGCTAGATTACAGTTTAGTACTAACGTTTTTACTAGGATGCGCTACTGCTTTCCTAATGGGAAACTTGACATGTTATGTAAGGATATCCCAAATAAAGCTCCTGAACCACTCAGACCTTGGTTTAATCTACCTAGTACAATTGTAGAAAAATATAGTATTATCTTTGGTCATTGGTCTTCGCTTTTAGGCAAAGGAACACCAACAGGAATTTACGGTTTAGATACCGGCTGTTGTTGGGGTGGTAAATTAACGCTCCTATGCTGGGAAGATAAAAAAATTATACAGATTCCCTCACAAAAAAAGAGAAATAAAAAATGCAGCTATTTGTGCTATAATGGTAAAGGTAAAAAAAATTAA